The Aggregicoccus sp. 17bor-14 genome window below encodes:
- a CDS encoding lysylphosphatidylglycerol synthase transmembrane domain-containing protein, producing the protein MSAPPPTPPSGGPDDIDDTIDDEAELPADPEMEALVAEAEAPSPRRTFWLRVGQWGVGGAILVALGIAVARFGEQRQLLEIAREARPAWLLLALALQALTYVADARLWEHILVEAGTHRPLRRLLQLTVAKYFLDQAFPSGGVSGTVLVVRSLTRSGVAPSTASAALVLRLATRWLTYALALLLALGAALAWSKLPDAALGAAALFTLGLFALSGLLVWLMWSPPQKAHPLLERVKPLRGVVRWVLAADAGVMQSPSLFARASWLQLAVQVLDAATLWAGLAAVGERGALLPVLAAFMLASAFRSVAVVPGGLGTFEAGSVGALVAFGIPAVPALAATLVFRGLSFWLPLLPGAALAHRETRRRLRAR; encoded by the coding sequence GTGAGCGCTCCCCCTCCCACGCCGCCCTCCGGTGGGCCAGACGACATCGATGACACCATCGATGACGAGGCCGAGCTGCCGGCGGATCCGGAGATGGAGGCGCTGGTCGCGGAGGCGGAGGCGCCCTCGCCGCGGCGCACCTTCTGGCTGCGCGTGGGCCAGTGGGGGGTGGGCGGCGCCATCCTGGTGGCGCTGGGCATCGCGGTGGCGCGCTTCGGCGAGCAGCGGCAGCTGCTGGAGATCGCCCGCGAGGCGCGCCCCGCGTGGCTGCTGCTCGCGCTCGCGCTGCAGGCGCTCACCTACGTGGCGGACGCGCGGCTGTGGGAGCACATCCTGGTGGAGGCCGGCACGCACCGCCCGCTGCGCCGGCTGCTGCAGCTCACCGTGGCCAAGTACTTCCTCGACCAGGCCTTCCCTTCCGGGGGCGTGAGCGGCACGGTGCTGGTGGTGCGCTCGCTCACGCGCAGCGGGGTCGCCCCCTCCACGGCGTCCGCGGCGCTGGTGCTGCGGCTCGCCACGCGCTGGCTCACCTACGCGCTCGCGCTGCTGCTCGCGCTGGGCGCAGCGCTGGCCTGGTCGAAGCTGCCGGACGCGGCGCTGGGCGCGGCGGCCCTCTTCACCCTGGGGCTCTTCGCGCTCTCCGGCCTGCTGGTGTGGCTGATGTGGAGCCCGCCGCAGAAGGCGCACCCGCTGCTCGAGCGGGTGAAGCCCTTGCGCGGCGTGGTGCGCTGGGTGCTCGCGGCGGACGCAGGGGTGATGCAGTCCCCCTCGCTCTTCGCGCGCGCCTCGTGGCTGCAGCTCGCGGTGCAGGTGCTGGACGCCGCGACCCTGTGGGCGGGGCTCGCGGCGGTGGGCGAGCGCGGGGCGCTCTTGCCGGTGCTCGCCGCCTTCATGCTCGCCTCGGCCTTCCGCAGCGTGGCGGTGGTGCCCGGGGGCCTGGGCACCTTCGAGGCCGGCTCGGTGGGCGCGCTGGTGGCCTTCGGCATCCCGGCCGTGCCCGCGCTCGCCGCCACCCTGGTGTTCCGCGGCCTCTCCTTCTGGCTCCCGCTGCTGCCGGGCGCGGCGCTCGCGCACCGCGAGACGCGCCGCCGCCTCCGCGCGCGCTAG
- a CDS encoding MlaD family protein, whose amino-acid sequence MSAPSFTPRERRLTLRVGLFVLAGLVLAGLVVVLIGRENRLFERQVTYRVLFTNVDGLTEQSPVWIGGRAVGKVSAIHFAQDLDDTRIEATLEMSEAFADRVRSDSVARLTSLGVLGEKAVDISLGTAKGERLQPGSLIPTGPSSDLSSLMKTAGQLMEDSMAITAQVRRAVDAYTDPRLVEDVAGTLDSLHGILSEVRTGNGVLHALIYDKKAGAQVPALMANAAGAAQRLDATAGEVQQLLEQVRSGKGSAHALLYERGGIRAVEQLGSAAEEVSKLLADARTHQGSALHELTYGDSGSMMKDLSSAAADIKSITAKVAQGEGSLGGIINDPTVYEDLKTVLGNVKRNRILRALVRYSISNRGRVEDTGKLTQPAAPAAPAAPGTPPAAPPPSAAPDAGVP is encoded by the coding sequence ATGAGCGCCCCGTCCTTCACCCCCCGCGAGCGCCGGCTCACGCTGCGCGTGGGGCTCTTCGTGCTCGCGGGGCTGGTGCTCGCGGGGCTGGTGGTGGTGCTGATCGGCCGCGAGAACCGGCTCTTCGAGCGGCAGGTGACCTACCGCGTGCTCTTCACCAACGTGGACGGGCTCACCGAGCAGTCGCCGGTGTGGATCGGCGGGCGCGCGGTGGGCAAGGTGAGCGCCATCCACTTTGCCCAGGACCTGGACGACACGCGCATCGAGGCGACGCTGGAGATGAGCGAGGCCTTCGCGGACCGCGTGCGCTCGGACTCGGTCGCGCGCCTCACCAGCCTCGGCGTGCTGGGGGAGAAGGCGGTGGACATCAGCCTGGGCACCGCGAAGGGCGAGCGGCTGCAGCCCGGCAGCCTCATCCCCACCGGGCCCAGCTCGGACCTGAGCAGCCTGATGAAGACGGCCGGGCAGCTGATGGAGGACTCCATGGCCATCACCGCGCAGGTGCGCCGCGCGGTGGACGCGTACACCGACCCGCGCCTCGTGGAGGACGTGGCCGGCACCCTGGACAGCCTGCACGGCATCCTGAGCGAGGTGCGCACGGGCAACGGCGTGCTGCACGCGCTCATCTACGACAAGAAGGCGGGCGCGCAGGTGCCCGCGCTGATGGCGAACGCGGCCGGCGCGGCCCAGCGCCTGGACGCCACGGCGGGCGAGGTGCAGCAGCTGCTCGAGCAGGTGCGCAGCGGCAAGGGCAGCGCCCACGCGCTGCTGTACGAGCGCGGCGGCATCCGCGCGGTCGAGCAGCTGGGCAGCGCCGCGGAAGAGGTCTCCAAGCTGCTCGCCGACGCGCGCACCCACCAGGGCAGCGCGCTGCACGAGCTCACCTACGGCGACTCGGGCAGCATGATGAAGGACCTGAGCAGCGCCGCCGCGGACATCAAGAGCATCACCGCGAAGGTGGCCCAGGGCGAGGGCAGCCTCGGCGGCATCATCAACGACCCCACCGTGTACGAGGACCTGAAGACGGTGCTGGGCAACGTGAAGCGCAACCGCATCCTGCGCGCCCTGGTGCGCTACTCCATCAGCAACCGCGGCCGGGTGGAGGACACCGGGAAGCTGACGCAGCCCGCAGCTCCGGCGGCTCCAGCGGCTCCGGGCACGCCGCCCGCGGCCCCGCCGCCCTCCGCCGCGCCGGACGCCGGGGTGCCGTGA
- a CDS encoding sigma 54-interacting transcriptional regulator — MPGEGMGEVSTAIGDERGAHAPGAHLVPALTIASHPVPRRVGERLLLTGLGGGRQVLLARSSPDFTAPGSLLGTPLLDPFVSRKPLVLSAAEGGALRLAAPEGGTRVVVDGRPLAGECVLPAAALQAGVALELAGRVVLLAHLAPAEGPPPTPYALGMVGESAALHEVRRHVERVADLRVPVLLRGETGTGKELVARAIYQRSVRPGSRFISVNLGAIPRELAAAELFGAVKGAFTGALKDREGLFHAAHGGTLFLDEVGEAPPEVQVMLLRVLEAGELFPVGATRPVPVDVRIIAATDADLEERIQSGSFKAPLLHRLAGYEIRVPPLRERREDVGPLFHHFAREELELLGEVHRLQPEDPYAEPWLPAPLAAQLLRHPWPGNIRQLRNVARQLVIGNRGQAVLQLDAALAQELAQAPSARAPEPAAPEPAAQEPARRKPSDVTEAELLAALRESAWDLKASAARLGISRPSLYDLIDRSPGIRTAGDLSPAELQRAFAECEGDLDRMVQRLEVSRRALTRRLKELALEPRGR; from the coding sequence ATGCCGGGCGAAGGGATGGGCGAGGTGTCGACGGCGATCGGCGACGAGCGCGGTGCGCACGCGCCGGGCGCGCACCTCGTCCCGGCCCTCACCATCGCCTCCCACCCCGTCCCGCGCCGCGTGGGTGAGCGGCTGCTGCTCACGGGGCTCGGCGGCGGAAGGCAGGTGCTGCTCGCGCGCAGCAGCCCGGACTTCACGGCCCCGGGCTCGCTGCTGGGCACCCCGCTGCTGGACCCCTTCGTGAGCCGCAAGCCGCTGGTGCTCTCGGCGGCCGAGGGCGGGGCGCTGCGGCTCGCGGCGCCCGAGGGCGGCACGCGCGTGGTGGTGGACGGCCGGCCGCTCGCGGGCGAGTGCGTGCTCCCGGCCGCGGCGCTGCAGGCGGGCGTGGCGCTGGAGCTCGCGGGCCGCGTGGTGCTGCTCGCGCACCTGGCCCCGGCGGAAGGCCCGCCGCCCACCCCCTACGCGCTGGGCATGGTGGGCGAGAGCGCGGCGCTGCACGAGGTGCGCCGGCACGTGGAGCGCGTGGCGGACCTGCGCGTGCCGGTGCTGCTGCGCGGCGAGACCGGCACGGGCAAGGAGCTGGTGGCGCGCGCCATCTACCAGCGCAGCGTGCGCCCCGGCAGCCGCTTCATCAGCGTGAACCTGGGCGCCATCCCGCGCGAGCTCGCGGCCGCGGAGCTGTTCGGCGCGGTGAAGGGCGCCTTCACCGGCGCGCTGAAGGACCGCGAGGGGCTCTTCCACGCCGCCCACGGCGGCACCCTCTTCCTCGACGAGGTGGGCGAGGCGCCGCCCGAGGTGCAGGTGATGCTGCTGCGGGTGCTCGAGGCCGGCGAGCTGTTCCCGGTGGGCGCCACCCGCCCCGTCCCGGTGGACGTGCGCATCATCGCCGCCACGGACGCGGACCTCGAGGAGCGCATCCAGAGCGGCAGCTTCAAGGCCCCGCTGCTGCACCGGCTCGCGGGCTACGAGATCCGCGTGCCCCCCTTGCGCGAGCGCCGCGAGGACGTCGGGCCGCTCTTCCACCACTTCGCACGCGAGGAGCTGGAGCTGCTCGGAGAGGTGCACCGCCTGCAGCCCGAGGACCCCTACGCCGAGCCCTGGCTGCCCGCCCCGCTCGCCGCGCAGCTGCTGCGCCACCCCTGGCCGGGCAACATCCGCCAGCTGCGCAACGTGGCGCGCCAGCTGGTCATCGGCAACCGCGGGCAGGCGGTGCTGCAGCTGGACGCGGCGCTCGCCCAGGAGCTCGCGCAGGCGCCCTCCGCGCGTGCACCGGAGCCCGCGGCACCCGAGCCCGCCGCGCAAGAGCCCGCGCGGCGCAAGCCCTCGGACGTGACGGAGGCCGAGCTGCTCGCGGCGCTGCGCGAGAGCGCGTGGGACCTGAAGGCCAGCGCGGCGCGCCTCGGCATCTCGCGCCCCTCGCTCTACGATCTCATCGACCGCAGCCCCGGCATCCGCACCGCCGGAGACCTCTCCCCCGCGGAGCTGCAGCGCGCGTTTGCCGAGTGCGAGGGAGACCTCGACCGGATGGTGCAGCGCCTCGAGGTCAGCCGGCGCGCCCTCACCCGCCGTCTCAAGGAGCTCGCGCTCGAGCCGCGCGGGCGCTGA
- a CDS encoding ABC transporter ATP-binding protein, with product MLFARRHPPPEFQPVPQGAELIRFEHLKKAFGPKVIYEDLNLTVNAGETLTVIGGSGTGKSVLLKCLIGLLRPDAGRVVFQGHDLTDFREEDFLEVRRKVAMVFQGSALFDSLTVGENVAYPLREHFPRMKLAEVRKRVAEKLALVNLPGIEHQKPSELSGGMRKRVGLARAIATDPEVILWDEPTTGLDPLTTETIDSMIKSMKEQLGCTSIVVTHDMSSAFDVSDRIAMLARHRILEVGTPEQMRASTVPEVRAFLDARPPVQLPPEEP from the coding sequence ATGCTGTTCGCCCGCCGTCACCCACCGCCCGAGTTCCAGCCCGTGCCCCAGGGCGCGGAGCTCATCCGCTTCGAGCACCTGAAGAAGGCCTTCGGGCCCAAGGTCATCTACGAGGACCTGAACCTCACGGTGAACGCGGGCGAGACGCTCACGGTCATCGGCGGCTCGGGCACGGGCAAGAGCGTGCTGCTCAAGTGCCTCATCGGTCTGCTGCGCCCGGACGCAGGCCGCGTGGTGTTCCAGGGCCACGACCTCACGGACTTCCGCGAGGAGGACTTCCTCGAGGTGCGCCGCAAGGTGGCGATGGTGTTCCAGGGCAGCGCCCTCTTCGACTCGCTCACCGTGGGCGAGAACGTGGCCTACCCGCTGCGCGAGCACTTCCCGCGCATGAAGCTCGCCGAGGTGCGCAAGCGCGTGGCGGAGAAGCTCGCGCTGGTGAACCTGCCGGGCATCGAGCACCAGAAGCCCAGCGAGCTCTCCGGCGGCATGCGCAAGCGCGTGGGGCTCGCGCGCGCCATCGCCACCGACCCCGAGGTCATCCTCTGGGACGAGCCCACCACGGGGCTGGACCCTCTCACCACGGAGACCATCGACTCGATGATCAAGAGCATGAAGGAGCAGCTCGGCTGCACCTCCATCGTCGTCACGCACGACATGTCGAGCGCCTTCGACGTCTCGGACCGCATCGCCATGCTCGCGCGCCACCGCATCCTGGAGGTGGGCACCCCGGAGCAGATGCGCGCCTCCACGGTGCCCGAGGTGCGCGCGTTCCTGGATGCGCGCCCGCCCGTGCAGCTGCCGCCGGAGGAGCCATGA
- a CDS encoding MBL fold metallo-hydrolase, with amino-acid sequence MELGFETIGNATVIAHDGGPVLATDPWFEGDAYFGSWTLSHEVPAEQREALLACPYVWVSHGHPDHLSGDSLALLKDKTVLVPNHFGHRIRDDLMAQGYRVQVMEDRTWMQLSPRVRAMCIPDVNQDAVLLIDVGGTLVVNLNDASDRGWGRFVRGIIRAYPKSFLLALSGYGDADMINYFTEDGRRIPPPAAQRTPVGQTIARQAELYGVKYFVPFSSMHKYQRADSAWAGQYTTTLQDYPRGFASRTVELLPAFIRYDCAKEQLEEIHPKERDIVARPPADFGDDWSERLEPGEPEALERYFRQVRHLERSLDYLRFQVGGQEHVITFRKDHFHKGITFEVPRHSLMTAVRYEIFDDLLIGNFMKTTLHGPFGERGLYPDFTPYVAKYSDNGRARTAEEVDAYFDVYRARDPLGFLRHRLEANYLLPLQQKSANTLRRALRPDSSAYRRAKDLYWGVRRTLL; translated from the coding sequence ATGGAGCTGGGCTTCGAGACGATCGGCAATGCGACGGTGATTGCGCACGACGGCGGGCCGGTGCTGGCCACGGACCCGTGGTTCGAGGGAGACGCCTACTTCGGCAGCTGGACCCTGAGCCACGAGGTGCCCGCCGAGCAGCGCGAGGCGCTGCTCGCCTGCCCCTACGTCTGGGTGAGCCACGGGCACCCGGACCACCTCTCGGGCGACTCGCTCGCGCTGCTCAAGGACAAGACGGTGCTGGTGCCCAACCACTTCGGCCACCGCATCCGCGACGATCTGATGGCGCAGGGTTACCGGGTGCAGGTGATGGAGGACCGCACCTGGATGCAGCTCTCTCCGCGGGTGCGCGCGATGTGCATCCCTGACGTGAACCAGGACGCGGTGCTGCTCATCGACGTGGGCGGCACGCTGGTGGTGAACCTGAACGACGCGAGCGACCGCGGCTGGGGTCGCTTCGTGCGCGGCATCATCCGCGCCTACCCGAAGAGCTTCCTGCTCGCGCTCTCCGGGTACGGGGACGCGGACATGATCAACTACTTCACCGAGGACGGGCGCCGCATCCCGCCGCCCGCGGCGCAGCGCACGCCGGTGGGGCAGACCATCGCGCGGCAGGCGGAGCTCTACGGGGTGAAGTACTTCGTGCCCTTCAGCTCCATGCACAAGTACCAGCGCGCGGACAGCGCCTGGGCCGGGCAGTACACCACCACGCTGCAGGACTACCCGCGCGGCTTCGCCTCGCGCACGGTGGAGCTCTTGCCCGCCTTCATCCGCTACGACTGCGCGAAGGAGCAGCTCGAGGAGATCCACCCGAAGGAGCGCGACATCGTGGCGCGCCCGCCCGCGGACTTCGGCGACGACTGGAGCGAGCGGCTCGAGCCCGGGGAGCCCGAGGCCCTGGAGCGCTACTTCCGCCAGGTGCGCCACCTGGAGAGGAGCCTGGACTACCTGCGCTTCCAGGTGGGCGGCCAGGAGCACGTCATCACCTTCCGCAAGGACCACTTCCACAAGGGCATCACCTTCGAGGTGCCGCGCCACTCGCTGATGACGGCCGTGCGCTACGAGATCTTCGACGACCTGCTCATCGGCAACTTCATGAAGACCACGCTGCACGGCCCCTTCGGCGAGCGCGGCCTGTACCCGGACTTCACCCCCTACGTGGCCAAGTACTCGGACAACGGGCGCGCCCGCACGGCCGAGGAGGTGGACGCGTACTTCGACGTGTACCGCGCCCGCGACCCGCTGGGCTTCCTGCGCCACAGGCTCGAGGCGAACTACCTGCTGCCCCTGCAGCAGAAGAGCGCCAACACGCTGCGCCGCGCGCTGCGCCCGGACTCGAGCGCCTACCGCCGCGCGAAGGACCTGTACTGGGGCGTGCGCCGCACGCTGCTCTAG
- a CDS encoding methyl-accepting chemotaxis protein — MAESDPLLAPAQGLDAYHASLQRRWVPRAQLIGRLALAASPFFLLMDAVGRQVAGESVSWGRLALLRLPWALLPLLGLVAMALPAARQRVAALAVPLSLGYCLGNDWVFYRLGEALGTRHLVVLLVTFIAPLSLLPLRGRDRWLLCGLFGAGHLAVELTTADGRPLAVKLWGAFLLLLGSGVLAVLLNGVFRQHRRMFLLRQEMQSTLGALKASRGQVSQAVTTLAASVLQLTEGAAELSQGSAESRSASEQMAAATEQMARAARALQERSRGGASTAAGASAHALAVQQLLAGVEEGVREIDQAVARSEASFRKLQAHAERIGRFVDGVQEMAAQTQMLAVNAGIEASRSGAQGAGFAVIAAEVRQLAQASAASSRDVGTVVLELQRQMDGTVASVDAVRERTGRFLAIYGQTRDTLQDVQRSVSETEGAMRENAQDAAVQAGATEAISQNTLQLLQRMEAQALLAGQVTRTSQQLGELAAGLRALLPEQS, encoded by the coding sequence GTGGCCGAATCCGACCCTCTCCTCGCTCCCGCCCAGGGCCTCGACGCCTACCACGCCTCGCTGCAGAGGCGCTGGGTGCCCCGCGCCCAGCTCATCGGCCGGCTCGCCCTCGCTGCGAGCCCCTTCTTCCTGCTGATGGACGCGGTGGGGCGGCAGGTGGCGGGTGAGTCCGTGAGCTGGGGCCGGCTCGCGCTGCTGCGCCTGCCCTGGGCGCTGCTGCCACTGCTGGGGCTGGTGGCGATGGCGCTGCCCGCCGCGCGCCAGCGCGTGGCCGCCCTCGCCGTGCCCCTCTCGCTCGGCTACTGCCTGGGTAACGACTGGGTCTTCTACCGGCTGGGCGAGGCGCTGGGCACGCGGCACCTGGTGGTGCTGCTCGTCACCTTCATCGCGCCGCTGTCGCTGCTGCCCCTGCGCGGGCGCGACCGCTGGCTGCTGTGCGGCCTCTTCGGCGCCGGGCACCTCGCGGTGGAGCTCACGACGGCGGACGGGCGCCCGCTCGCGGTGAAGCTGTGGGGCGCCTTCCTCCTCTTGCTCGGCTCCGGTGTGCTCGCGGTGCTGCTCAACGGCGTGTTCCGCCAGCACCGGCGCATGTTCCTCCTGCGCCAGGAGATGCAGTCCACGCTCGGCGCGCTGAAGGCGAGCCGCGGCCAGGTGTCGCAGGCGGTGACCACGCTCGCGGCTTCCGTGTTGCAACTCACCGAGGGCGCGGCAGAGCTCTCCCAGGGCAGCGCCGAGAGCCGCAGCGCGAGCGAGCAGATGGCGGCCGCGACCGAGCAGATGGCGCGCGCGGCGCGGGCGCTGCAGGAGCGCAGCCGCGGCGGCGCGAGCACGGCGGCCGGGGCGAGCGCGCACGCGCTCGCAGTGCAGCAGCTGCTCGCCGGCGTGGAGGAGGGCGTGCGCGAGATCGACCAGGCGGTGGCGCGCAGCGAGGCCTCCTTCCGCAAGCTGCAGGCGCACGCGGAGCGCATCGGCCGCTTCGTGGACGGGGTGCAGGAGATGGCGGCGCAGACGCAGATGCTCGCGGTGAACGCGGGCATCGAGGCGAGCCGCTCGGGGGCGCAGGGGGCGGGCTTCGCCGTCATCGCGGCCGAAGTGCGCCAGCTCGCGCAGGCGAGCGCGGCGAGCAGCCGCGACGTGGGCACGGTGGTGCTCGAGCTGCAGCGGCAGATGGACGGCACGGTGGCGAGCGTGGACGCGGTGCGCGAGCGCACCGGGCGCTTCCTCGCCATCTACGGCCAGACGCGCGACACGCTGCAGGACGTGCAGCGCAGCGTCTCGGAGACGGAAGGGGCGATGCGCGAGAACGCCCAGGATGCCGCGGTGCAGGCGGGCGCCACCGAGGCCATCTCGCAGAACACCCTGCAGCTGCTGCAGCGCATGGAGGCCCAGGCGCTGCTCGCCGGGCAGGTGACCCGGACGAGCCAGCAGCTGGGCGAGCTCGCCGCGGGGCTGCGGGCGCTCTTGCCCGAGCAGAGCTAG
- a CDS encoding ABC transporter permease, translating to MLWRVGGMSVMAGKVARRAVTPPWPITELARQIEVLGIRSLPIALLTSTFAGLVISLQFAFFLARFGVANTVGRVVALTLFRELAPVLTALTVGARIGSGIAAELGAMAVTEQVDAIRALGADPLRKLVLPRVLACLVVLPGLTVLADVIGVVGGMAVVKSEFGIPYATFLQGCLDVLSMTDFVSGVVKGAVFGAIVGLVGCYQGLEVEGGTEGVGRATTQTVAIASVAVCLADFFITKLTLFL from the coding sequence ATGCTGTGGCGCGTGGGCGGCATGAGCGTGATGGCGGGCAAGGTGGCCCGGCGCGCGGTGACGCCGCCCTGGCCCATCACGGAGCTGGCGCGGCAGATCGAGGTGCTGGGCATCCGCTCGCTGCCCATCGCGCTGCTCACCTCCACCTTCGCGGGCCTGGTCATCTCGCTGCAGTTCGCCTTCTTCCTCGCGCGCTTCGGGGTGGCGAACACGGTGGGCCGCGTGGTGGCGCTCACGCTGTTCCGCGAGCTCGCGCCGGTGCTCACCGCGCTCACGGTGGGCGCGCGCATCGGCTCGGGCATCGCCGCGGAGCTGGGCGCCATGGCGGTCACCGAGCAGGTGGACGCCATCCGGGCGCTGGGCGCGGACCCCTTGCGCAAGCTGGTGCTGCCGCGGGTGCTCGCCTGCCTCGTGGTGCTGCCCGGCCTCACCGTGCTCGCGGACGTGATCGGCGTGGTGGGCGGCATGGCGGTGGTGAAGAGCGAGTTCGGCATCCCCTACGCCACCTTCCTGCAGGGCTGCCTGGACGTGCTGAGCATGACGGACTTCGTCTCCGGCGTGGTGAAGGGGGCGGTGTTCGGCGCGATCGTGGGGCTGGTGGGCTGCTACCAGGGCCTCGAGGTGGAGGGCGGCACCGAGGGCGTGGGCCGCGCCACCACCCAGACGGTGGCCATCGCCAGCGTGGCGGTGTGCCTCGCGGACTTCTTCATCACCAAGCTCACCCTCTTCCTCTAG
- a CDS encoding CGNR zinc finger domain-containing protein, whose protein sequence is MTISDPAPPSPHFDLLGGRLCLDFANTVGGSRLRAPVERLLRYADLVSWAEQVGVVDAAGARALLARAERSPREAERVLAEALELREALFRLYVVLAEGEPAQAEDLALLDAWHARAVERQHLVAAAEGAREGGFALAWEPVGERLEAPLWRVAVSAVQLLTQPEERARVRLCGLSYEDGCGWVFLDETRNGRRRWCSMKDCGNRAKARRHYARQRAKPADR, encoded by the coding sequence ATGACGATTTCCGACCCCGCCCCGCCCTCCCCCCACTTCGACCTGCTCGGGGGAAGGCTGTGCCTGGACTTCGCGAACACGGTGGGCGGCAGCCGGCTGCGCGCGCCGGTGGAGCGGCTGCTGCGCTACGCGGACCTGGTGTCCTGGGCCGAGCAGGTGGGGGTGGTGGACGCGGCGGGCGCGCGGGCGCTGCTCGCGCGGGCGGAACGCTCGCCGCGGGAGGCCGAGCGGGTGCTCGCCGAGGCGCTCGAGCTGCGCGAGGCGCTGTTCCGGCTCTACGTGGTGCTCGCGGAGGGGGAGCCCGCGCAGGCGGAGGACCTCGCGCTGCTGGACGCGTGGCATGCGCGCGCAGTCGAGCGGCAGCACCTGGTCGCGGCTGCGGAGGGCGCCAGGGAGGGCGGCTTCGCGCTCGCGTGGGAGCCGGTGGGCGAGCGGCTCGAGGCGCCGCTGTGGCGCGTGGCGGTCTCCGCCGTGCAGCTGCTCACCCAGCCGGAGGAGCGCGCGCGGGTGCGGCTGTGCGGCCTGAGCTACGAGGACGGCTGCGGCTGGGTGTTCCTCGACGAGACGCGCAACGGGCGGCGGCGCTGGTGCAGCATGAAGGACTGCGGCAACCGCGCGAAGGCGCGCCGGCACTACGCGAGGCAGCGCGCGAAGCCCGCGGACCGCTGA
- a CDS encoding M28 family metallopeptidase, with amino-acid sequence MPCASRRSLLAALLLAGAGPALAAPPKGAGGAAPSAAVANAWWRHVQFLADDSLQGRDTGSEGYAKAAAYVVEQLKAAGVRPGAGGDSYLQPVALQSRRLDESRSRLALVRDGQEHPVTLGKEAVLTSRTGEPGKVEAPLVFVGYGLTIPEAGYDDLKGVDLKGKVAVLLYGGPGTVSGPLRAHHASSSERYNALKAAGAVGVLMLQNPKQMEVPWSRVAGARKMPAMMFEDAALNDPSLQLGGAFDPAAAELLFEGSGHSFQEVLALADADKPLPHFPLPTRVRAELAFDTAPVQAHNVVGVLPGSDPALAQEYVVLSAHLDHVGVGEPVKGDRIYNGAMDNASGVAAVLEVARALHAQGTAPKRSVLFLLVTGEEKGLMGSKFFAAHPTVPKGALVADLNLDMFLPLFPLTHLTAYGADESTLAEPLKRIAEARGVKLTPDPEPNRMAFVRSDQYSFIRAGIPALAFKFGFEKGSAQERLQKRWYRERYHGPADDLSQPVSKEGAAKFVGLLAELTRAVADAPERPQWNAQSFFARFAQAPAGSSSGAAAPAAH; translated from the coding sequence ATGCCCTGTGCCTCTCGCCGCTCCCTCCTCGCCGCCCTGCTGCTCGCGGGCGCCGGCCCCGCCCTCGCCGCCCCGCCCAAGGGGGCCGGCGGCGCCGCGCCCTCCGCCGCGGTGGCCAACGCCTGGTGGAGGCACGTGCAGTTCCTCGCGGACGACTCGCTGCAGGGCCGCGACACCGGCAGCGAGGGCTACGCGAAGGCGGCCGCCTACGTGGTGGAGCAGCTGAAGGCGGCCGGGGTGCGCCCCGGCGCGGGCGGCGACAGCTACCTGCAGCCGGTGGCGCTGCAGTCGCGGCGCCTGGACGAGTCGCGCTCGCGCCTCGCGCTGGTGCGCGACGGCCAGGAGCACCCCGTCACCCTGGGCAAGGAGGCCGTGCTCACCTCGCGCACGGGCGAGCCGGGCAAGGTGGAGGCCCCGCTCGTCTTCGTGGGCTACGGCCTCACCATCCCCGAGGCGGGCTACGACGACCTGAAGGGCGTGGACCTCAAGGGCAAGGTGGCGGTGCTGCTCTACGGCGGGCCGGGCACGGTGAGCGGGCCCCTGCGCGCGCACCACGCCTCCTCGTCCGAGCGCTACAACGCGCTCAAGGCGGCGGGCGCCGTGGGCGTGCTGATGCTGCAGAACCCGAAGCAGATGGAGGTGCCGTGGTCGCGCGTCGCCGGGGCGCGCAAGATGCCCGCGATGATGTTCGAGGACGCGGCGCTGAACGACCCGTCCCTGCAGCTGGGCGGCGCCTTCGACCCCGCGGCCGCCGAGCTGCTCTTCGAGGGCAGCGGGCACAGCTTCCAGGAGGTGCTCGCGCTCGCGGACGCGGACAAGCCGCTGCCGCACTTCCCGCTGCCCACGCGCGTGCGCGCCGAGCTCGCCTTCGACACCGCGCCGGTGCAGGCGCACAACGTGGTGGGCGTGCTGCCCGGCTCGGACCCCGCGCTCGCCCAGGAGTACGTGGTGCTCAGCGCGCACCTGGACCACGTGGGCGTGGGCGAGCCGGTGAAGGGCGACCGCATCTACAACGGCGCCATGGACAACGCCTCGGGCGTGGCCGCGGTGCTCGAGGTCGCGCGCGCGCTGCACGCGCAGGGCACCGCGCCCAAGCGCTCGGTGCTCTTCCTCCTGGTGACGGGCGAGGAGAAGGGGCTGATGGGCTCGAAGTTCTTCGCCGCCCACCCCACCGTCCCGAAGGGGGCGCTGGTGGCGGACCTCAACCTGGACATGTTCCTCCCGCTCTTCCCGCTCACCCACCTGACGGCGTACGGCGCGGACGAGTCCACGCTCGCGGAGCCCCTGAAGCGCATCGCCGAGGCGCGCGGCGTGAAGCTCACGCCCGACCCCGAGCCCAACCGCATGGCCTTCGTGCGCAGCGACCAGTACTCCTTCATCCGCGCCGGCATCCCCGCGCTCGCCTTCAAGTTCGGCTTCGAGAAGGGCTCGGCGCAGGAGCGGCTGCAGAAGCGCTGGTACCGCGAGCGCTACCACGGCCCCGCGGACGACCTCTCGCAGCCGGTGAGCAAGGAGGGCGCGGCGAAGTTCGTGGGGCTGCTCGCCGAGCTCACCCGCGCGGTGGCGGACGCTCCCGAGCGCCCCCAGTGGAACGCGCAGAGCTTCTTCGCCCGCTTCGCGCAGGCCCCGGCCGGCAGCAGCAGCGGCGCGGCGGCGCCCGCGGCCCACTAG